The sequence AAGCAAAATCAAGAAGAATGTTTTTTTTATATCCATATATACCAATATGTTTTAAAACCGGATTTTGATATTTATTAATCATTTCTTTAAAATCTATATCTCTGTAAAATGGTATCATTGCCCTTGAAAAGTATAAAGCATTATTGTTTTTGTCTAAAACAACTTTTACAACATTTGGATTTATATAATCATCTTCATTTTTAATAGGATATGCAAGGGTTATTATATCTGCTTCTTCTGCTGATAGTTTTTGTATATCTTCCGGTGATATAGATGGCTCATCTCCCTGAACATTTATTATAAAATCATAATCTAAATCTTTTGCTACATAAGCTACCCTATCTGTTCCACTTTTTAGCTCTGACGGTGTCATATATATATCTATTGGATAATCTTTTAAGGCTTCTTTAATTTCTTGGCTATCTGTTGCTACTATAACTTTATCTATATTTTTTACTTTAAGGCAGTTTTCTACCGTCCAAGCAATAATAGGTTTATCTTTTACTTTTAATAGTAATTTATCTTTTAATCTGGTGGAGTTTTTGCGGGCAGGTATTATAATACAGCTTTTCATCTACCTATTATGCCTTCCATAGGTGAAGATGCAGATGCATACATCTTCTTAGGTATTCTACCTGCAAGATATGCAAGTCTTCCGGCTATAACTGCATGTTTCATTGCTACTGCCATTTTTATCGGGTCTTTTGCCTGAGCTATTGCTGTATTCATAAGAACTCCATCTACTCCAAGCTCCATAACTATTGCTGCATCTGATGCTGTTCCTATTCCGGCATCTACAATAACTGGTATTTTTACTGCTTCTTTTATAAATAAAATGTTGTAAGGATTTTGTAAACCAAGCCCTGAGCCTATTGGTGCGGCAAGTGGCATAACAGCGGCACAACCTATTTCTTCAAACCTTTTAGCCATAACAGGGTCATCTGTAATATAAGGTAAAACTGTAAATCCTTCTTTTACAAGGATTTCTGCTGCTTTTAATGTTTCTATCATATCCGGATATAATGTTTTTTGGTCTCCTATAACTTCAAGTTTTACAAATCCGTGTCCAAGAGCTTCTCTTGCAAGTTTTGCCGTTAAAACAGCTTCTTCTGCAGTATAACATCCGGCAGTATTAGGAAGTATCATTATTTTCTTTGTATCTATATAATCAAGTAGATTTTCTTTTGATTTATCTGTTATATTTACTCTTCTTACGGCTACTGTAATCATTTCTGCACCGGAAGCTTCGGTAGCCTCTTTTGTTTGTTGAAAATCCTTATACTTTCCAGAACCAACGATTAATCTTGATTTAAACTCTTTACCACCTATTATGAGCTTGTCATTTTCAAGAAGCTTTTCTAAAATATCCATAAATTTACCTCCAAAATTTAATTTAAATAATATATACAGTTTCTTTTTTTAATACAATATGAGGATTAAGTTTTAACTCCTCTTTTATTTTTTCTTTAAATGCTTCCATAACTTCTTTTTCACCATGAATAATATTTACTGCTTCCAATCCTTTTATATTAGATAACCATTCTAACAATGTAGGTTGGTCTGCATGAGATGAAAAACCATTTATTGTATAAATTTTTGCATTTACGGCTATCTCCTCTCCATAAATTTTAACATATTTCGCACCATCAACTATTTGTCTGCCAAGAGTTCCTTTTGCTTGATAACCAACAAATATAACAGAAGATTCTTTCCTCCAAAGATTATGTTTAAGATGGTGCTTTACTCTTCCTCCATTACACATACCACTTCCGGCTAATATTATGGCTCCACTTTCTATATCATTTATTTTTCTTGATTCTTCTACCGACTGGGTAAAATGCAAATAAGGAAAATTAAATAAATCTTCTTTGTTTTGCAATTCTTTTTTAAGATACTTTTTAAATGTTAAAAATATCTTTGTTGCTGCTATTGCCAGCGGACTATCTAAAAAAACTTTACAAGGTGGCAACTCTCCTTTTTCATACATCATTTTAAGTAAATATAAAATTTCCTGAGCCCTTTCCAAAGCAAATGTAGGTATAACTATATTTCCTCCATCTTTAAAACTTTCTATAATAGCATTTTTAAATTCTTCAATACTTTCTTGGAGTGATTTATGCTTTCTATTTCCATAAGTTGATTCTATAAATACAACATCTGCTTTATCTTGATAAGTTATAGAATTTAGCAATAATTTTTCTTTTGTCCCTAAATCTCCGGAAAAAACTATTATTTTATCTTTTATTTTTATTTCTACAAAAGCAGAGCCAAGAATATGTGCTGCATCTTTAAATGTTATTCTTATATTGTCTGTGATATAGTAAGGCTCTTCGTATTCAAGCAATATTTTAAAAAATTCCATAGCTAAAAAGACATCATCTTCATCATATAATGGTTTTTTAGCTTCTTCCGGTTTTCCTCTTCTTAATGCTTTTTTATACTGGACTTTATACTCTTCTGCCATTACATTTGCAGCATCTAAAAGCATAATTCTGCTTAAATGGTAAGTTGGTTTAGTTGTTATTATCTTTCCTTTAAATCCTTGTTTTACAAGTAAAGGAATTCTTCCTATATGGTCTATATGAGAATGGGTTAGAATAAGATAATCTACCGAAGCCGGAATAAATCCAAAAGGTTGATAATTTTCATCTTCTTCTAATCCTTGAAACATTCCACAATCTATCAGTATATTGATATTATCAATAGTTAAAAGATGAGCTGAGCCGGTAACACCTTCCACGCCACCAAAAGACCTAACTTTTATGCTCATATTTATCACCTCAAAAATTTATAAAAAAATTATAACATTAGCTCAATCTTGAATAAGATGAAATTTTGCAAATATTATATATTTATGATTAAAAATAGGAGCAAAAATGGGAAACAATCTATTTAAAATTGTATCTAAATTTAAACCGGCAGGAGACCAGCCAAAAGCCATAAAACAGCTTTATGAAAATCTAAAAAAAGGCATCAATGAGCAGGTATTACTTGGAGGAACTGGAACAGGAAAAACTTTTACGATATGCAATTTAATAGAAAAATACGGAAGACCTACGCTTATTTTGTCTCACAATAAAACATTAGCTGCCCAGTTATACAGAGAGATTAAAGAGTTATTTCCGGAAAATGCAGTAGAATATTTTGTATCCTATTATGATTATTACCAGCCTGAAAGTTATCTTCCACATAAAGATTTGTATATAGAAAAAGACAGCTCAATAAATGATTATATAGATAAATTACGACATTCTGCTACAAAAAGTTTAATAGAAAGGGAAGATACAATAGTTGTTGCTTCCGTATCCTGTATATACGGACTTGGAACACCGGAATTTTATGAAAAATTGAGATTACAGATACATACAGGAATGATAATAGATAGAGACCAATTTTTAAGAAAATTAGTTGAACTTCAATATCAAAGAGATGATTTTTCTTTTAAAAGGGGAACATTTAGAGTAAAAGGAGATACAGTAGAAATTTTACCGGCTTATACAGAAGATATAATAATAAGAATAGAATTTTTCGGAGATGAAATAGAAAAAATAACAGAGATAGATATTTTCAACAGAGATATAAAAAAAGATTTAAAAAGAACCGTAATATTTCCTGCAAGCCATTATGTTATACCAAGACCTGATATGCTTGAAGCCATTAAACAGATAAAAGAAGATTTAGAAAAAGAAGTAGAGGAATTTAGAAAAGCCGGTAGAGAGCTTGAAGCAAACAGATTACTCCAAAGAACAAATTATGATATTGAGATGATGCTTGAAATAGGCACATGTAAAGGTATTGAAAATTACTCAAGATATTTTGATGGAAGAAAACCGGGAGAGCCACCATATACATTGATAGATTATTTCCCTGAAGATTTTCTCCTTATTATAGATGAATCCCATGTAACAATTCCTCAAATAAGAGCAATGTATAACGGAGATAGGGCAAGAAAAGAAAATCTTGTAAATTACGGATGGAGATTAAAATCAGCATATGACAATAGACCTCTCAAATTTGAAGAATTTTTACAAAAAATACAAAAAGCAATATATGTATCAGCAACCCCAGCAAAATGGGAAATAGAAAGGTCAAAAGGTGTAATTGTAGAACAGATAATCAGACCAACCGGATTATTAGACCCTATCATAGAAGTTAAAAAAACAGAAGGACAGATAGATGATTTAATTTCTGAAATCTGGAAAGTAAAAGAAAGAAATGAAAGAGCAATAGTAATAACATTAACAAAAAAAATGGCAGAACATCTATCAGAATATCTACAAGAAAGAGATATAAAAGCAGTTTATCTTCATTCTGAAATAGACACCATAGAAAGAACAAAAATAATAAAAGAGTTAAGAGAAGGAAAATATGATGTAATTGTAGGAGTTAATTTATTAAGAGAAGGTATAGATATGCCGGAAGTTTCACTTGTAGCAGTATTAGATGCAGATAAACAAGGATTTTTAAGGTCAACCACTGCATTAATCCAGATAATAGGAAGAGCAGCAAGAAATGAAAACGGAAAAGCAATACTTTATGCAGATACAATAACACCATCAATGCAAGAAGCAATAGATGAAACAAACAGAAGAAGAAAAATTCAGGAAGAATATAATAAAAAACACGGCATAACTCCAAAAACAGTATCA is a genomic window of Venenivibrio stagnispumantis containing:
- a CDS encoding thiazole synthase; its protein translation is MDILEKLLENDKLIIGGKEFKSRLIVGSGKYKDFQQTKEATEASGAEMITVAVRRVNITDKSKENLLDYIDTKKIMILPNTAGCYTAEEAVLTAKLAREALGHGFVKLEVIGDQKTLYPDMIETLKAAEILVKEGFTVLPYITDDPVMAKRFEEIGCAAVMPLAAPIGSGLGLQNPYNILFIKEAVKIPVIVDAGIGTASDAAIVMELGVDGVLMNTAIAQAKDPIKMAVAMKHAVIAGRLAYLAGRIPKKMYASASSPMEGIIGR
- the uvrB gene encoding excinuclease ABC subunit UvrB; protein product: MGNNLFKIVSKFKPAGDQPKAIKQLYENLKKGINEQVLLGGTGTGKTFTICNLIEKYGRPTLILSHNKTLAAQLYREIKELFPENAVEYFVSYYDYYQPESYLPHKDLYIEKDSSINDYIDKLRHSATKSLIEREDTIVVASVSCIYGLGTPEFYEKLRLQIHTGMIIDRDQFLRKLVELQYQRDDFSFKRGTFRVKGDTVEILPAYTEDIIIRIEFFGDEIEKITEIDIFNRDIKKDLKRTVIFPASHYVIPRPDMLEAIKQIKEDLEKEVEEFRKAGRELEANRLLQRTNYDIEMMLEIGTCKGIENYSRYFDGRKPGEPPYTLIDYFPEDFLLIIDESHVTIPQIRAMYNGDRARKENLVNYGWRLKSAYDNRPLKFEEFLQKIQKAIYVSATPAKWEIERSKGVIVEQIIRPTGLLDPIIEVKKTEGQIDDLISEIWKVKERNERAIVITLTKKMAEHLSEYLQERDIKAVYLHSEIDTIERTKIIKELREGKYDVIVGVNLLREGIDMPEVSLVAVLDADKQGFLRSTTALIQIIGRAARNENGKAILYADTITPSMQEAIDETNRRRKIQEEYNKKHGITPKTVSKEIKELISLEEMNLYELYQQIPEDIKTPEDLTKQIEKLEKQMWEHAKNWEFEKAAELRDKIENLKKLATILI
- the kdsB gene encoding 3-deoxy-manno-octulosonate cytidylyltransferase; translation: MKSCIIIPARKNSTRLKDKLLLKVKDKPIIAWTVENCLKVKNIDKVIVATDSQEIKEALKDYPIDIYMTPSELKSGTDRVAYVAKDLDYDFIINVQGDEPSISPEDIQKLSAEEADIITLAYPIKNEDDYINPNVVKVVLDKNNNALYFSRAMIPFYRDIDFKEMINKYQNPVLKHIGIYGYKKNILLDFAFKLSNPFIEELEKLEQLRALYHGYKIKVLLASKDTIGIDTKEDYERFCEENE
- a CDS encoding MBL fold metallo-hydrolase RNA specificity domain-containing protein, translating into MSIKVRSFGGVEGVTGSAHLLTIDNINILIDCGMFQGLEEDENYQPFGFIPASVDYLILTHSHIDHIGRIPLLVKQGFKGKIITTKPTYHLSRIMLLDAANVMAEEYKVQYKKALRRGKPEEAKKPLYDEDDVFLAMEFFKILLEYEEPYYITDNIRITFKDAAHILGSAFVEIKIKDKIIVFSGDLGTKEKLLLNSITYQDKADVVFIESTYGNRKHKSLQESIEEFKNAIIESFKDGGNIVIPTFALERAQEILYLLKMMYEKGELPPCKVFLDSPLAIAATKIFLTFKKYLKKELQNKEDLFNFPYLHFTQSVEESRKINDIESGAIILAGSGMCNGGRVKHHLKHNLWRKESSVIFVGYQAKGTLGRQIVDGAKYVKIYGEEIAVNAKIYTINGFSSHADQPTLLEWLSNIKGLEAVNIIHGEKEVMEAFKEKIKEELKLNPHIVLKKETVYII